In Ahaetulla prasina isolate Xishuangbanna chromosome 5, ASM2864084v1, whole genome shotgun sequence, the following are encoded in one genomic region:
- the GPR18 gene encoding N-arachidonyl glycine receptor, with protein sequence MNNYNHSLITMVENSHPEEYRISSLVFYSFIFTTGLVVNITALWVFSCTTKKKTTITIYMMNVALLDLLLIFTLPFRMHYYGKHSWIFGDVFCRIISAFTIFYPSIAIWLLAFISIDRCLAVVQPKYAKELKNTNKALIACTALWILTLVTTSPLLFLYSDPDKTSNFTTCIKMMDIIYLKEVNVLNFCRLIFFFLIPIFNMLGCYLVIIYSIIRGRTSKLKPKAKERSIRIIVTLITQVLVCFVPFHICFTFLMLQNGEASYNPWGAFTTFLMNLSTCLDIILYYLVSKQFQARVISVMLYRNYLRSVRRKSIRSGSVHSLSNINSEII encoded by the coding sequence ATGAATAACTACAATCACAGTCTAATTACAATGGTTGAAAATAGCCATCCTGAAGAATACCGAATTTCATCACTTGTCTTCTACAGTTTCATTTTTACAACTGGCTTAGTTGTAAACATTACAGCTCTCTGGGTCTTCAGCTGTACCACCAAGAAGAAAACAACTATAACTATCTACATGATGAATGTTGCGTTGCTTGACTTGTTGCTTATATTCACCTTGCCTTTTCGAATGCATTATTATGGGAAACACTCTTGGATCTTTGGAGATGTCTTCTGCCGGATTATTAGTGCTTTCACTATTTTTTACCCCAGCATTGCAATATGGTTGTTAGCTTTTATAAGCATTGATAGATGCCTGGCTGTAGTtcaacccaaatatgccaaggaaCTCAAGAACACAAACAAAGCTCTGATAGCTTGCACAGCACTTTGGATCTTAACTTTAGTGACAACTTCGCCACTGCTTTTCTTATATTCTGATCCAGATAAAACTTCAAATTTCACCACCTGCATAAAGATGATGGATATTATCTACCTAAAGGAAGTCAATGTATTAAATTTTTGtcggttaatattttttttcttgattcccATATTTAATATGCTTGGTTGTTATCTAGTCATCATCTATAGTATAATTCGTGGAAGAACTTCCAAGCTGAAACCAAAGGCTAAAGAAAGATCGATCAGAATCATTGTAACACTAATTACCCAAGTGCTTGTATGTTTTGTGCCTTTTCACATTTGTTTTACATTTCTGATGCTCCAAAATGGAGAAGCAAGCTACAACCCTTGGGGAGCATTTACGACCTTCCTCATGAATCTCAGCACATGTCTAGATATAATCCTTTACTACCTAGTTTCTAAGCAATTTCAGGCCCGAGTTATCAGTGTTATGCTTTATCGTAATTATCTTCGAAGTGTTCGGAGAAAAAGTATACGATCTGGTAGTGTGCATTCATTAAGTAATATTAACAGTGAGATCATATAA